A portion of the Bacillus sp. es.034 genome contains these proteins:
- the rplC gene encoding 50S ribosomal protein L3 yields MTKGILGRKIGMTQVFAENGDLIPVTVIEAAQNVVLQKKSTDVDGYEAIQVGFEDKREKLSNKPERGHVAKAETAPKRFIREIRGVNVEEYEVGQEVKVDIFAAGEIVDVTGVSKGKGFQGAIKRHNQSRGPMSHGSRYHRRPGSMGPVDPNRVFKGKLLPGRMGGEQITIQNLEIVKVDAERNLILVKGNVPGPKKQLIKVKSAIKAN; encoded by the coding sequence ATGACCAAAGGAATCTTAGGAAGAAAGATTGGTATGACTCAAGTTTTCGCTGAAAACGGTGATCTTATCCCTGTAACTGTTATCGAAGCTGCTCAAAACGTGGTACTTCAAAAGAAATCTACAGACGTTGATGGCTACGAAGCTATCCAAGTAGGTTTTGAAGACAAACGTGAAAAGCTTTCTAACAAACCAGAGAGAGGCCACGTCGCTAAAGCTGAAACTGCTCCTAAGCGCTTCATCCGTGAAATCCGCGGTGTAAACGTAGAAGAGTACGAAGTTGGTCAAGAAGTCAAAGTTGATATTTTCGCTGCAGGCGAAATCGTAGATGTAACAGGAGTATCAAAAGGTAAAGGTTTCCAAGGTGCTATCAAGCGTCACAACCAATCACGCGGACCTATGTCCCATGGTTCTCGTTACCACCGTCGTCCCGGTTCAATGGGTCCTGTTGATCCAAACCGTGTATTCAAAGGTAAATTACTACCTGGACGTATGGGCGGAGAGCAAATTACAATTCAAAACCTTGAGATTGTAAAAGTTGATGCTGAACGTAACCTTATCTTAGTCAAAGGTAATGTACCTGGACCTAAGAAACAACTGATCAAAGTAAAGTCAGCTATTAAAGCAAACTAA
- the rpsJ gene encoding 30S ribosomal protein S10, which produces MAKQKIRIRLKAYDHRILDQSAEKIVETAKRSGAAVSGPIPLPTEKSIYTILRAVHKYKDSREQFEMRTHKRLIDIVNPTPQTVDALMRLDLPSGVDIEIKL; this is translated from the coding sequence ATGGCAAAACAAAAGATTCGTATCCGTTTAAAGGCTTATGATCACAGAATTCTTGATCAATCAGCTGAGAAAATTGTTGAAACAGCAAAACGTTCTGGTGCGGCGGTTTCAGGACCGATCCCACTACCGACGGAAAAGTCAATTTATACAATTTTACGTGCTGTGCACAAATACAAAGATTCTCGTGAGCAATTCGAAATGCGTACTCATAAACGCTTAATCGACATTGTAAATCCGACACCTCAAACAGTAGATGCGCTTATGCGTTTAGACTTACCATCAGGTGTAGATATCGAAATCAAACTTTAA